TGATTGTGTTTGCACGTAATCAGGAATCCCAAACCAAAATAATTCGACAGTTTGCCCAACACGACGCCGTACGGAAATACTTGGCGTTGATCCCTGGATCCATCGCAGATCAAACGGTCGCGTCGCAGTTTATTCGGGATCGTGGCGACGGATTACGAGGTAGTACCACGGACACAACGATGGGTGAACGGGCCGTCACTCATTTTAAAACCTTGCGAAAAATTGGTGCGTATAGTGAATTGGAGTGCCGACTGGAAACGGGACGCACTAACCAGATCCGTATTCATCTTGCAGAACTTGGGCACCCGATTTGTGGAGATATCAAATACCGTGGCCCGTTCGAAAAGCCGCAGGTAGCCGACGACAGCCATGTCCGACGGATGGCTCTGCACGCGGCCGACTTGCGTTTTGAACATCCGATCTCGGGAGACCTCATCCAGTTTCAAACAGAATGGCCTGAGGACATCCAACGGTACCTTGCTCAATTGGCTTGATTGTCAAAATAGCCGCGTAAGCGAATTGAAAGGTAACTTATCGGA
The window above is part of the Pirellulaceae bacterium genome. Proteins encoded here:
- a CDS encoding RluA family pseudouridine synthase, which translates into the protein MQPIHTFTISEDKQMVLAAMREHLPHDPSWSAVKKIQRTRRVSIGGVLCVDEGRRLAKGEEITIWDHPLPPPPTDQDVNMRFIDSQLVVVEKPAGMVTLRRKSDSDWSWARKNLQPTLDECVSRMIAKYAAKKNDSKYKRRGFLRLLSVHRIDRDSSGLIVFARNQESQTKIIRQFAQHDAVRKYLALIPGSIADQTVASQFIRDRGDGLRGSTTDTTMGERAVTHFKTLRKIGAYSELECRLETGRTNQIRIHLAELGHPICGDIKYRGPFEKPQVADDSHVRRMALHAADLRFEHPISGDLIQFQTEWPEDIQRYLAQLA